From Armatimonadota bacterium:
ACTAGGCTGGACGGTTCGTGATGCAGTGCTGCCAGGACTGCAGTCTAGTCATTGAGTCGCCCCTTCGCGAGGTCGTCTTCGATTTCGTGCAGCAGAGCATAGAGGTCAGCACAACAGGGATGCGACCCATGCATATCGCCTGTCACATGATACGCCAATGCGCCGCATCCTCCTGCACAGACCAGAGCATAGCGGCAATCTGTGCAAGAGGGTATCTGGTCCACGGTCACAGCAGTGTCGGCGCAGCGGGTTCGTGCATCATCTAACAGAGCGGTCACGCTGCCAGTGAGTGCATTTCCCAAGACTGACTCGGCGGTACGGATATAGCCACATAGATAGACCGTGCCATCGAAAGCGATTTCCAGGGAATCACCGCGCATACCGGCGCAATATGAGCGGCGAGGGATGTTCAGCGCGAGTCGCCCCGGCCCCGTGGTCCAGTCCGCGGCCAGGCGAATCGTTGCGGGCGCCGTCACCTCCAACTCCAGGCTCGCCTGGCTGTCGAGCGCGGCCGTCAGCGTGAACGGCCGCTGTGTGAGCGAGGCTGCCGCCTCGGCAGGCGCGGCGCACCACCAGCCGAGACAGAGCACAGCCAGCAGCGAAGCCCAATGGGCGAGCAGAGCGCTGACGCGAACATTGCAGCGCAGCGGTGGGAAGCATGATCCCGTCATGGCGGGTCCCTCCACGAGCGTGGCCGGCGTCGCCGCCACTAACCCTTCGCGATTCAGATTGCGCACCGCCGTGATTCGTCCCGCCGCGTCGTAGTCCTTCTCGGCCGGCGCGCCGTTGCCGTCGGTCGTCGAGAGTGCAGTGGGTAGTGACACATTCAATATCAACCGACGTCGCCGCTGTCCGCCGAGAGGCGGTCTAACGTCGTCTTGAGCAATCGGCGCGCCCACGCCCAAAGCGAGCACGGTGCGGCGCGTCTTGCGCCAGCAAGGCACCAGATCGGTGACGAACTGAAAGAGCTGTTGCTGTGATAGCTAGGCCTGAAAGGCCGCCATGGCGGCCC
This genomic window contains:
- a CDS encoding SPASM domain-containing protein; this encodes MILNVSLPTALSTTDGNGAPAEKDYDAAGRITAVRNLNREGLVAATPATLVEGPAMTGSCFPPLRCNVRVSALLAHWASLLAVLCLGWWCAAPAEAAASLTQRPFTLTAALDSQASLELEVTAPATIRLAADWTTGPGRLALNIPRRSYCAGMRGDSLEIAFDGTVYLCGYIRTAESVLGNALTGSVTALLDDARTRCADTAVTVDQIPSCTDCRYALVCAGGCGALAYHVTGDMHGSHPCCADLYALLHEIEDDLAKGRLND